In Lacrimispora indolis DSM 755, a genomic segment contains:
- a CDS encoding FeoA family protein: MTLKEVPCGKTVKVTKLSGEGPVKRRIMDMGITKGVDVFVRKVAPLGDPVEVTVRGYELSLRKADAEMILVE; the protein is encoded by the coding sequence ATGACATTAAAGGAAGTTCCATGCGGAAAAACAGTTAAGGTAACAAAGCTTAGCGGGGAAGGCCCGGTCAAGAGACGGATCATGGACATGGGAATCACAAAAGGAGTAGATGTTTTTGTGAGAAAGGTAGCTCCCCTTGGTGATCCGGTTGAAGTGACCGTAAGAGGATATGAGTTATCCCTGCGGAAAGCGGATGCGGAAATGATTCTTGTGGAGTAA
- a CDS encoding FeoA family protein, with translation MMPLTMVKTGEPNVIRKVGGKEETRRFLENLGFVSGGVVTVVSEMGGNMIVNVKDSRVAIGKDMANKILVE, from the coding sequence ATGATGCCTTTGACAATGGTGAAAACAGGGGAACCCAACGTAATCCGTAAGGTGGGCGGCAAGGAAGAAACAAGACGTTTTTTGGAGAATCTGGGCTTTGTGTCCGGAGGAGTCGTAACTGTTGTTTCTGAAATGGGCGGAAATATGATCGTAAATGTAAAGGATTCCAGAGTGGCGATTGGAAAGGATATGGCCAATAAGATCCTGGTGGAATAG
- a CDS encoding M13 family metallopeptidase: protein MKNRINFCLAAIAVLSFLISGCGKKMETQPEQTAAQPANVTGEASGGVRLEDDYYEYVNQHLLDQAEIPKDSSSWSYFYQLDKDAYEVLSEVLNEAVKDRKASEPGSLEQKIADLYLTAMDMEGRRTAGFGQLKPYMDEIRNASGINDYLKSVGNAYRDLGVGSIITVQWMEDMSDSSRYALYVDGADLGPGKETLEDQTQEKLMDQYKEYIGRTLEYTGQSREEAQKAAAEILAFQKDLAESALSLSQQNDPDIIYNPYSVAALKPLFSQGTVDSFLTSAGLGDVDSFVVTQKEQMKKIGQYLTEEHLSLLKNYSVFCLINDFAPYLTPEIRNNYLDWNNVQSGVKERKTDEKIAGEMTQNMLGFEFGKLYVEKSFSQDDKAAIEEMARKILEAYKNQIMTLDWMGDETKAAAVKKLDNMALKIGYPDKWPDDYGKASVIPAEKGGNLIDNILSLVKAKTDVSREKVRQPVDKAEWGMTPQTVNAYYNPTGNEIVFPAAILQAPFYDPSAEYASNLGGIGSVIAHEVSHAFDSSGSLYDETGNYHVWWTSEDRAKFKALADGVVAYYDGQEGYKGRMVNGAQTLNENIADLGSMACITSILGDDAESLRLAFRQYATIWAAKYTPETMIKRLNTDVHSPARVRVNAVLGATDAFYKAYPEIKEGDAMYVAPKKRVKIW, encoded by the coding sequence ATGAAAAACAGGATCAATTTCTGTCTGGCGGCCATTGCAGTGCTGTCTTTTCTCATATCAGGGTGCGGGAAAAAAATGGAGACACAGCCGGAACAGACGGCAGCCCAGCCTGCCAATGTTACGGGGGAAGCGTCAGGCGGGGTGAGGCTGGAAGATGATTACTATGAGTATGTGAACCAGCATCTTCTGGACCAGGCGGAGATACCAAAGGATTCCAGCAGCTGGAGCTATTTTTATCAGCTGGACAAGGATGCCTACGAGGTTTTAAGCGAGGTGCTTAATGAGGCGGTGAAGGACCGGAAAGCGTCGGAGCCTGGTTCCCTGGAACAAAAGATCGCAGACTTATATTTAACAGCCATGGATATGGAAGGCCGGAGAACGGCCGGTTTTGGACAGCTTAAGCCTTATATGGATGAGATAAGGAATGCTTCCGGCATCAATGATTATTTAAAAAGTGTTGGAAACGCCTATAGAGATCTGGGGGTGGGCAGCATTATCACGGTGCAGTGGATGGAGGATATGAGTGATTCCAGCCGGTACGCCCTGTATGTGGATGGGGCCGATTTAGGGCCTGGGAAGGAAACCCTGGAGGACCAGACACAGGAAAAGCTCATGGACCAGTACAAAGAATATATAGGAAGGACCCTGGAGTATACGGGGCAGAGCCGTGAGGAGGCACAAAAAGCGGCTGCTGAAATTCTGGCTTTCCAGAAGGACCTGGCTGAAAGCGCCCTTTCTTTAAGCCAGCAAAATGACCCTGATATCATATACAATCCTTATTCCGTGGCAGCGCTAAAGCCTTTGTTTTCCCAAGGTACAGTGGATTCCTTTCTTACGTCAGCCGGGCTGGGGGATGTGGATTCCTTTGTGGTGACCCAGAAGGAGCAGATGAAAAAGATCGGCCAATATCTGACAGAGGAGCACCTTTCTCTTTTAAAGAATTATTCCGTATTCTGCCTGATCAATGATTTCGCGCCTTACCTCACTCCTGAGATCAGGAATAACTATCTGGATTGGAATAATGTACAAAGCGGCGTTAAGGAGAGAAAGACCGACGAGAAAATAGCCGGTGAAATGACCCAGAACATGCTTGGCTTTGAATTTGGAAAGCTTTATGTGGAAAAAAGTTTTTCCCAGGATGATAAGGCGGCCATTGAAGAAATGGCACGAAAAATCCTTGAGGCTTACAAAAATCAGATCATGACCCTTGACTGGATGGGAGATGAAACAAAGGCGGCTGCCGTCAAAAAGCTGGACAACATGGCCCTTAAGATCGGATATCCGGACAAGTGGCCCGATGATTATGGGAAGGCTTCCGTCATACCCGCTGAAAAAGGGGGAAACTTAATTGACAATATTCTGTCCCTTGTAAAGGCAAAAACCGATGTAAGCCGGGAAAAGGTCCGCCAGCCTGTGGACAAAGCGGAATGGGGGATGACGCCTCAGACGGTCAATGCCTATTATAACCCCACCGGCAATGAGATCGTATTTCCGGCCGCCATTTTGCAGGCTCCCTTTTATGACCCTTCCGCAGAATATGCCTCCAATCTGGGCGGGATCGGATCTGTCATTGCCCATGAAGTCAGCCATGCCTTTGATTCCTCTGGTTCTCTTTATGACGAAACAGGAAATTACCATGTATGGTGGACCAGTGAAGACAGGGCCAAATTTAAAGCATTAGCGGATGGCGTGGTGGCATACTATGACGGACAGGAGGGGTATAAGGGCCGTATGGTTAACGGAGCCCAGACTTTAAATGAGAATATTGCAGATCTGGGTTCCATGGCCTGCATCACTTCTATTTTAGGGGATGATGCGGAAAGTTTGCGGCTGGCCTTTCGTCAATATGCGACAATATGGGCGGCCAAGTATACTCCTGAAACCATGATCAAAAGGCTGAACACGGATGTTCATTCTCCGGCCAGGGTCAGGGTCAATGCAGTTCTTGGCGCCACCGACGCTTTTTATAAGGCTTATCCGGAAATTAAGGAGGGAGACGCCATGTATGTGGCCCCCAAAAAACGCGTGAAAATCTGGTAA
- the rpsA gene encoding 30S ribosomal protein S1 — translation MSELSFEQMLEESLKTIRTGEIVTGKVIDVKEDEIVLNIGYKSDGIIPRSEYTDNQNLDLTTVVQVGEEMEAKVIKVNDGEGQVALSYKRLAADRGNKRLEEAFENHEVLTAKVAQVLDGGLSVVVEGARVFIPASLVSDTYEKDLSRYADKEIEFIITEFNPKRRRIIGDRKQIMVAKRAELQKELFERIHTGDVVEGTIKNVTDFGAFIDLGGADGLLHISEMSWGRVESPKKAFKAGEKIKVLVKDINGDKIALSLKFPETNPWKDASSKYAVGNVVSGRVARMTDFGAFVELEPGVDALLHVSQISKEHVDKPADVLAIGQEIEARVVDFNEGDKKISLSIKALQSQDDASTEDGPVYSDEV, via the coding sequence ATGTCAGAGTTAAGTTTTGAACAAATGTTAGAAGAATCATTGAAAACTATACGTACAGGAGAGATCGTCACTGGTAAAGTCATCGACGTAAAAGAAGATGAAATCGTCTTGAATATAGGTTACAAGTCTGACGGCATCATTCCGCGTAGTGAGTACACGGATAACCAGAATTTAGATCTTACAACTGTTGTACAGGTTGGAGAAGAGATGGAAGCCAAAGTCATCAAGGTAAACGATGGCGAAGGTCAGGTAGCCCTGTCTTACAAGAGATTGGCAGCAGACAGAGGCAATAAGAGATTGGAAGAAGCATTTGAAAACCACGAGGTACTTACTGCAAAAGTTGCGCAGGTACTTGACGGTGGTTTAAGTGTGGTTGTAGAGGGTGCAAGAGTCTTCATTCCTGCAAGTCTGGTTTCTGATACTTATGAGAAGGATTTATCCAGATATGCAGATAAGGAGATTGAATTCATCATTACCGAATTCAACCCGAAGAGAAGAAGAATCATCGGCGACAGAAAGCAGATCATGGTTGCTAAGAGAGCTGAGCTGCAGAAGGAATTATTTGAAAGAATCCATACGGGTGATGTCGTAGAAGGTACCATTAAGAATGTAACCGATTTTGGCGCATTCATTGACCTTGGCGGCGCCGATGGCCTGCTTCATATTTCCGAGATGAGCTGGGGCAGAGTAGAAAGCCCGAAGAAAGCTTTCAAGGCCGGAGAGAAAATTAAAGTTCTTGTTAAGGATATTAACGGCGATAAGATCGCCCTTAGCTTAAAATTCCCGGAGACAAATCCGTGGAAGGATGCTTCATCAAAATATGCAGTAGGCAACGTAGTAAGCGGAAGAGTTGCACGTATGACGGATTTCGGCGCATTTGTTGAGCTGGAACCAGGCGTTGACGCACTGCTTCACGTATCCCAGATTTCTAAGGAGCATGTTGATAAGCCGGCAGATGTTCTTGCAATCGGTCAGGAGATCGAAGCCAGAGTCGTTGATTTCAACGAAGGCGATAAGAAGATCAGCTTAAGCATCAAGGCTCTTCAGTCACAGGATGATGCCTCAACAGAGGATGGCCCGGTATATTCTGACGAAGTTTAA
- the ispH gene encoding 4-hydroxy-3-methylbut-2-enyl diphosphate reductase, with amino-acid sequence MEVIVAKTAGFCFGVKRAVEQVYEQLKRDDKPIYTYGPIIHNEEVVRDLEEKGVKVIHSEEELEKVRDAVVVIRSHGVGKRIYEILERNGVEIVDATCPYVRKIHRIAQEQNQEGRRLVIIGNETHPEVEGIKGWGNDNTLVVETPEQVESLPLSEGEKLCIVSQTTFNYNKFQDLVEKISETRYDILVLNTICNATQERQVEAKRIASEVDAMIVIGGKSSSNTQKLYDICRRECKNTYYIQTLGDLDPDCGNSVRSVGITAGASTPNYIIEEVHTNVRVKF; translated from the coding sequence ATGGAAGTGATCGTTGCCAAAACTGCCGGGTTCTGCTTTGGAGTAAAGCGGGCTGTGGAGCAGGTTTATGAACAGTTAAAAAGGGATGACAAGCCCATTTATACGTATGGTCCCATCATTCATAATGAAGAGGTGGTCCGCGATTTAGAGGAAAAGGGAGTAAAGGTCATCCATTCCGAGGAGGAGCTTGAAAAGGTCAGGGATGCAGTGGTTGTCATAAGGTCCCATGGGGTAGGAAAGCGGATTTATGAGATCCTTGAAAGAAACGGAGTCGAGATCGTGGATGCCACCTGCCCCTATGTGAGAAAGATCCACAGGATCGCCCAGGAGCAGAATCAGGAGGGAAGACGGCTTGTTATCATCGGCAATGAAACCCATCCCGAGGTAGAAGGTATTAAAGGCTGGGGAAATGACAATACTTTAGTGGTGGAAACACCCGAGCAAGTGGAAAGTCTGCCTTTATCGGAAGGAGAAAAGCTGTGTATTGTATCACAGACGACATTTAATTACAATAAATTTCAAGATTTAGTTGAAAAAATTTCGGAAACGAGGTATGATATACTTGTTTTAAATACGATTTGCAATGCAACACAGGAAAGACAGGTGGAAGCAAAGCGGATAGCTTCAGAAGTGGATGCCATGATTGTCATTGGCGGAAAAAGCAGTTCTAATACCCAGAAGCTGTACGATATATGCCGAAGGGAGTGTAAGAATACTTACTATATCCAGACACTAGGTGATTTAGATCCTGATTGTGGAAATTCTGTGCGCAGCGTAGGTATTACAGCCGGGGCTTCAACCCCGAATTATATTATCGAGGAGGTTCATACTAATGTCAGAGTTAAGTTTTGA
- the cmk gene encoding (d)CMP kinase, which produces MKRVYNIAVDGPAGAGKSTIAKSAAEKLNFVYVDTGAMYRAMALHFLRNGIPAGDEAAVSQSAKEVDVTISYENGVQQVILNGENVSGLIRSSEVSAMASAASVYMPVREKLVELQKNLALKENVIMDGRDIGTCVLPHADLKIYLTASSQVRAQRRYQELAAKGEECSLEEIEKDIIERDYRDMNRENSPLKQAEDAVLVDTSHMTVPQVVDRILELFHEKRMKE; this is translated from the coding sequence ATGAAAAGAGTTTATAATATAGCTGTGGACGGACCGGCAGGGGCGGGGAAGAGCACCATTGCCAAATCTGCTGCAGAAAAGCTTAACTTTGTTTATGTGGATACTGGAGCCATGTACCGGGCCATGGCCCTGCATTTTTTAAGAAATGGGATACCGGCAGGGGATGAGGCAGCTGTTTCTCAGTCAGCCAAAGAGGTGGATGTGACCATTTCCTACGAAAACGGGGTGCAGCAGGTGATTTTAAACGGGGAAAACGTTTCGGGACTTATCCGCAGTTCGGAGGTAAGCGCCATGGCTTCTGCTGCTTCCGTCTATATGCCGGTCCGGGAAAAGCTGGTAGAGCTTCAAAAGAATCTGGCTTTAAAGGAAAATGTCATTATGGATGGCCGGGACATCGGAACCTGTGTCCTTCCCCATGCGGATCTTAAAATATACTTAACGGCCAGCAGCCAGGTCCGGGCCCAGAGGCGGTACCAGGAGCTTGCGGCAAAGGGAGAGGAATGCAGCTTAGAAGAAATTGAAAAGGATATTATAGAACGGGATTACCGGGATATGAACCGGGAGAATTCTCCCTTAAAGCAGGCAGAGGATGCCGTTCTTGTGGATACTTCCCATATGACCGTTCCCCAGGTGGTGGACCGGATTCTGGAGTTGTTTCATGAAAAAAGGATGAAAGAATAG
- a CDS encoding NAD(P)/FAD-dependent oxidoreductase has protein sequence MSTVLIVGGGAAGMLAGIAAAMKGSTVHIFEKNEKLGKKVYITGKGRCNVTNACDTEELFGNVVTNAKFLYSSFYGFTNFDMMDLLEGLGCPLKTERGNRVFPASDKSSDVIKALTKRLLDLGVSIHYRKQAETLLIENGVLSGLVLKDNGKKTKVYGDAVIVACGGLSYQATGSTGDGYEMAKEAGHPVTSLSPALVPFVVEEPMVKELQGLSLRNVEATVLKGKKVVYKEFGEMLFTHYGVSGPVLLSASSYAVKELKKGPLTLSIDLKPALTEEQLDARILRDFEEAANKQFKNSLDHLYPSKLVPVMVDVSGISPEKRVNEITREERQRLVRATKGFLLTLTGLRGYNEAIITQGGVSVKEVNPSTLESRLLSGLYFAGEVLDLDAVTGGFNLQIAWSTGWAAGSAAGEEKFKG, from the coding sequence ATGAGTACGGTTTTGATCGTGGGCGGTGGCGCTGCAGGGATGCTGGCTGGGATAGCGGCAGCCATGAAGGGCAGTACCGTCCACATTTTTGAGAAAAATGAAAAACTTGGAAAAAAAGTCTATATCACCGGCAAGGGACGCTGTAATGTGACCAATGCCTGTGACACAGAAGAGCTGTTCGGCAACGTAGTGACCAATGCCAAATTCCTTTACAGCAGCTTTTACGGCTTTACCAATTTTGATATGATGGACCTATTGGAAGGACTTGGCTGTCCTTTAAAGACAGAGCGGGGCAACCGGGTGTTTCCGGCCTCGGACAAGTCTTCGGATGTAATAAAGGCTCTTACAAAAAGGCTTTTGGACCTTGGAGTTTCCATTCATTACCGCAAACAGGCGGAAACTCTTTTGATAGAGAATGGAGTCCTTTCAGGACTGGTTTTAAAGGATAACGGGAAAAAGACAAAGGTGTACGGGGATGCAGTGATCGTAGCCTGCGGCGGCCTGTCTTATCAGGCCACCGGTTCCACTGGAGACGGCTATGAGATGGCAAAGGAAGCAGGCCACCCGGTCACCTCTCTTTCCCCTGCCTTAGTTCCCTTTGTGGTAGAGGAACCCATGGTAAAGGAACTGCAGGGACTGTCTCTGCGCAATGTGGAGGCAACTGTATTAAAGGGGAAAAAGGTGGTTTATAAGGAGTTCGGGGAAATGCTGTTCACCCATTACGGGGTCAGCGGCCCGGTTCTTTTAAGCGCCAGCAGTTATGCGGTAAAGGAGTTAAAGAAAGGGCCGCTGACCCTTTCCATTGATTTAAAACCGGCTCTTACCGAAGAACAGCTTGACGCCAGGATCCTGCGGGACTTTGAAGAGGCTGCCAACAAACAGTTTAAAAATTCCCTGGATCATTTATACCCTTCCAAGCTGGTTCCGGTCATGGTGGATGTGAGCGGGATCTCACCAGAAAAAAGAGTCAATGAGATCACAAGGGAGGAACGCCAGAGACTGGTCCGGGCGACCAAAGGCTTTCTCTTAACGCTTACAGGACTTCGGGGCTACAATGAGGCCATCATCACCCAGGGAGGCGTTTCTGTAAAGGAGGTAAACCCCTCCACCCTGGAATCCAGGCTTCTTTCCGGTCTTTATTTTGCAGGGGAAGTGCTGGATCTTGATGCGGTGACCGGAGGCTTTAATTTACAGATCGCCTGGTCTACGGGATGGGCGGCCGGTAGTGCTGCCGGAGAGGAGAAATTCAAAGGATGA
- the pap gene encoding polyphosphate:AMP phosphotransferase — protein sequence MLEKIDLSKKIDKKTYKNTIKEQSERLGLLQRECKDSGIPVMIVFEGMGASGKGTQINRLIQALDPRGFDVYANDRSTEEERMRPFLWRFWTKLPAQGRIALFDRSWYRQVTIERFEGKIPETVLPETFHDIQSFERQLTDDGMVIIKLFLYISREDQKNRFNKLESSKETEWRVTKEDWRRNKEYGRYLAICEEMLEKTDTDYAPWTIIEATDRDFASAKIMTQVADCLEDALRQRELRGERKEKEVPVRSEKYQNGVLSGVDLTKTITKEDYKKEMERLWEKLESLHSQIYRLRIPVVLGFEGWDAAGKGGAIKRLTSHLDPRGYKVYPTSAPNDLERVHHYLWRFWNHVPKAGHIAIFDRTWYGRVMVERIEGFCSENEWKQAYQEINEMENHMANAGAVVIKFWLHIDKAEQEKRFKERQENPSKQWKITEEDWRNREKWDQYEAAVNEMLVRTSTTYAPWVVVEGNCKYYARVKVLKTVVEALELKIKEVKNS from the coding sequence ATGCTGGAGAAAATTGATTTATCGAAAAAAATTGACAAAAAAACCTATAAAAACACAATAAAGGAGCAAAGCGAAAGGCTGGGCCTCTTGCAGCGGGAATGCAAGGATTCCGGAATTCCTGTTATGATCGTGTTCGAGGGCATGGGAGCGTCTGGAAAAGGAACGCAGATCAACCGCCTGATTCAGGCCCTGGACCCCAGGGGCTTTGATGTATACGCCAACGATAGATCAACGGAAGAGGAGCGGATGCGCCCGTTTTTGTGGCGTTTCTGGACCAAGCTTCCGGCCCAGGGACGAATCGCCCTCTTTGACAGAAGCTGGTACCGGCAGGTGACCATTGAACGGTTTGAAGGAAAGATCCCGGAAACGGTCCTTCCGGAGACCTTTCATGATATCCAGAGCTTTGAGCGTCAGCTTACTGATGACGGCATGGTCATTATAAAACTGTTCCTTTATATTTCGAGAGAGGACCAGAAGAATCGGTTTAACAAGCTTGAAAGCTCCAAGGAGACAGAATGGCGGGTGACAAAGGAAGACTGGCGAAGAAATAAGGAGTATGGCCGTTATCTGGCAATCTGCGAGGAAATGCTTGAAAAGACGGATACAGACTATGCCCCGTGGACGATCATCGAAGCCACTGACAGGGATTTTGCCTCCGCAAAGATCATGACCCAGGTGGCGGACTGCTTAGAGGATGCCTTAAGGCAGCGGGAGTTAAGGGGAGAGAGAAAGGAAAAGGAAGTGCCGGTCCGCTCTGAGAAATACCAGAACGGAGTCTTATCCGGTGTGGATTTGACAAAGACCATCACAAAGGAAGATTATAAGAAGGAGATGGAACGGCTTTGGGAAAAGCTGGAATCCCTGCACAGCCAGATATACCGGTTGAGAATTCCCGTAGTATTAGGCTTTGAGGGCTGGGATGCGGCCGGTAAGGGCGGTGCCATCAAGCGTCTTACCAGCCATTTAGACCCAAGGGGCTATAAGGTGTATCCCACCTCGGCTCCCAATGATCTGGAACGGGTCCATCATTACCTGTGGCGTTTCTGGAACCATGTGCCAAAGGCAGGCCATATCGCCATTTTTGACCGGACCTGGTACGGCCGGGTCATGGTGGAGCGGATCGAGGGCTTTTGCAGTGAAAACGAGTGGAAGCAGGCTTACCAGGAAATCAACGAAATGGAAAACCACATGGCAAATGCCGGAGCAGTTGTGATTAAATTCTGGCTTCATATTGATAAGGCTGAACAGGAAAAACGCTTTAAGGAGCGCCAGGAAAACCCGTCAAAGCAGTGGAAGATCACGGAAGAGGACTGGAGAAACCGGGAAAAATGGGATCAGTATGAAGCTGCGGTCAATGAGATGCTGGTGCGCACCTCCACCACATATGCTCCCTGGGTGGTCGTAGAGGGAAACTGCAAGTATTATGCCAGAGTTAAGGTGCTGAAAACTGTTGTGGAAGCTTTGGAATTAAAGATAAAAGAAGTAAAAAATTCGTGA
- a CDS encoding aldo/keto reductase: MQYRNFGKTGIKVSALGFGAMRLPILQEEQVDEKRAVSMIRHAIDEGVNYIDTAYPYHQGESEKIVGKALKDGYREKTYLATKCPVWKLEKPEDFDEVLDEQLSKLQTDHVDFYLLHALSRDRFEDKVKKFDLVKRMEKAREDGKIKYLGFSFHDSYDVFQDILDYYDGWDFCQIQYNYVDLEHQAGLKGLKAAAKKGLAVVVMEPLLGGKLADPADHVKKSFPDEKSPVEYALDFLWDQSEVSLLLSGMSDERQLEENLVFADRSHVGMVKSEEKKAYKKAKEIFDSMALVGCTGCRYCLPCPFGLEIPDIFSFYNMTAAHKEREAKAGYEAMSVKAEGCRACHHCEKECPQMITISQVMPQVASVFAKL; the protein is encoded by the coding sequence ATGCAGTATCGTAATTTTGGAAAAACAGGAATAAAAGTATCGGCTCTTGGATTTGGAGCCATGAGGCTTCCGATCCTTCAGGAGGAACAGGTAGATGAAAAGCGGGCGGTATCCATGATCCGCCATGCCATTGATGAAGGGGTGAACTACATTGATACGGCATATCCTTACCACCAGGGAGAGAGCGAAAAGATCGTGGGCAAGGCTTTAAAGGATGGCTACCGGGAAAAAACGTATCTGGCCACCAAATGTCCGGTATGGAAGCTTGAAAAGCCGGAGGACTTTGATGAGGTTCTGGATGAACAGCTTAGTAAGCTACAGACAGACCATGTTGATTTTTATCTGCTTCATGCCTTGAGCCGGGATCGTTTTGAAGACAAGGTGAAAAAATTTGATCTTGTAAAACGAATGGAAAAAGCCAGAGAGGACGGGAAAATAAAGTATCTTGGATTTTCCTTCCATGATTCATATGATGTATTTCAGGATATCCTAGATTATTATGATGGATGGGATTTTTGCCAGATTCAGTATAATTATGTGGACTTAGAGCATCAGGCCGGATTAAAGGGATTAAAGGCCGCGGCAAAAAAGGGACTTGCAGTGGTTGTCATGGAACCGCTTTTAGGAGGAAAGCTGGCGGATCCTGCGGACCATGTGAAAAAGTCATTCCCTGATGAAAAGTCACCTGTGGAATACGCCCTTGATTTTTTGTGGGATCAGTCTGAGGTGAGCCTTCTCTTAAGCGGAATGAGCGACGAAAGGCAGCTGGAAGAAAACCTTGTGTTTGCAGACCGCAGCCATGTGGGAATGGTTAAGTCAGAGGAAAAGAAGGCCTATAAAAAGGCAAAGGAGATATTTGATTCCATGGCCCTGGTGGGCTGCACCGGATGCCGTTACTGTCTTCCCTGTCCATTTGGCCTGGAGATCCCGGATATTTTTTCATTTTATAATATGACTGCTGCCCATAAAGAGAGGGAGGCAAAGGCCGGATACGAGGCCATGTCAGTAAAGGCAGAGGGCTGCCGGGCATGTCACCATTGTGAAAAGGAGTGTCCGCAGATGATAACCATCAGTCAGGTCATGCCCCAGGTGGCAAGTGTGTTTGCAAAGCTTTAA
- a CDS encoding sugar O-acetyltransferase produces the protein MNQKERMLAGLPYKAWLDGLPEDRLENKKKLYAYNSLSPEEENKMDGLIRLILGKAGGNAHIEPPFYCDYGKNIEVGKNFFANYNCTILDVGKVVIGDNVMFAPNVSIYTAGHPVHPDSRNSGYEYGISITIGNQVWIGGNTVINPGVTIGSNVVIGAGSVVTRNIPDNTIAVGNPCKVLREISEDDRKYYFKDREFDVEDYR, from the coding sequence ATGAATCAAAAAGAAAGAATGCTCGCAGGGCTGCCCTATAAGGCATGGCTGGATGGACTGCCTGAGGATCGGCTGGAAAATAAAAAGAAGCTGTATGCGTACAATTCATTAAGCCCGGAAGAAGAAAATAAAATGGACGGACTGATCCGGCTGATCCTTGGCAAAGCAGGGGGAAATGCACACATTGAACCGCCTTTTTACTGTGACTATGGAAAAAACATTGAGGTAGGAAAGAATTTCTTTGCCAATTATAACTGTACCATTCTTGATGTGGGCAAGGTGGTGATCGGTGACAACGTAATGTTTGCTCCAAACGTATCCATTTACACTGCGGGTCACCCGGTTCATCCGGACTCCAGAAATTCAGGCTATGAATATGGAATATCCATTACCATTGGAAATCAAGTATGGATCGGCGGAAATACAGTCATCAATCCAGGTGTGACGATCGGCAGCAATGTGGTTATTGGGGCGGGAAGTGTGGTGACAAGGAACATACCGGATAATACAATTGCCGTGGGAAACCCCTGTAAGGTGCTTCGGGAAATCAGCGAGGACGACCGGAAATACTATTTTAAGGACAGAGAATTTGATGTAGAGGATTACCGGTAA